In the genome of Raphanus sativus cultivar WK10039 chromosome 9, ASM80110v3, whole genome shotgun sequence, the window GGTTCCATGAAAAGGTATGGTTTATACCTTCCAAATGGTAATGCTGATATCGTATTGCGGGTTATGGAAGCCAGATACAGGAGAGATACTTGCTCCCATTGCTATTTGACTGTTGACTTGTATAAAACCGGAACAAAGTAGATTGTAGCAGCCAGTAGCCTGATAAGCATCGCTCTGTTGTTTGTTCCATATAGAGAaaacaataagaaaaagaaCTAAACCTTATCAGCCCAATATACACAGTAAGAATCATCAGAAACTGAAGAGAAGTTAAAAGGTTTTTGAGCTTACAGTCCAGTATGTAAACAGCCTTGTATTGTTATCACCATATAGGTCCGGACTAACCTGatttgtatttataaatgtcAAAGATGTAATGGATAGAAGTTAAAGTGGTATGAGTTTATATACCTGCCAACCAGCTTCAATGCTGTTGAGGTCTTGACCAAAAGAACCTCCAAGAATCCACAGCTGAGACAAGCTGAACTCATTTGGGCTTTGTACTTTGGGTTCCCATACATTTATTGTCGCCTTAGCCCCATAAAACTTGCCTCCTTCCACATAAGCTATAGCGTGCTGGTTAGACCATAAGATCCCAACACAAAAGAGAACTTTTAGAGCAAGAAACTCAGAAGACATGTAGGTAAAAGAATCAAAAATCTACCTGATGACCACTTTGGTTGGCGAGATCAGGATCAGCAGACCTCGGTAGAGGAACTGTGAGGTGCTTCTTCTTACCGTAACGTTTGACAGAGCTTGCTCTCAGAACATCCTCTTTCTTTGTCCTCCTCACTGGTATTGTTCCTTCAGAACACACCCCGTTCTGGTGCCATAACTGAGTGACTGGATTGATTCTCTCTTTTGGTTTCTTCGACAGTCCTTTGTTCTCTTCAAACAGCAGTTCAGGGATGGTACTAGGATTCATCTGTTTACAACATAGTATGTTATGAGACACATGCAAGAAAattgaaagaagaaaaaagagtgTGAATTTTGAGGCAAATGCTGAAACAAAAAGTTTACCTGAATCTTGTGGTCTTTGAGGAAAGGATGATCAAAAGCTGGTTGCTTAGATATGTGAACACAGTCTATTATATCACCATCTGGACTCTGTTTGAGAATTTCAATTTGGAGTTCAAAAAAACTTCACATTGTAATCAAAAGTTTCCAACTTTCTTCCTACATTTACTTACTAACAAACTAAGCGGTGGAACCTAGGTTGGTAACAgctaaacaaagaaagaaagaaacatacaAAGAGAGAGACATGAATATAGAATGATGCTTAAGAAGAGAAGAATCAAAGACCTGAATGCTCTTAACGGCTGGTTTGTTCAGTCTTTTCAAGTGTTTGTGCACTTGGAAATTCTGACTTGAGACACTGAGCCTCCCAGCGCATGTTAGAGAGAGCAATCCCCAGAAGCAGAGGAGCCAAAGAAGAAACACTCTGAAAACACTGTCATTGCTAAAATGCGCCGCGGCACCCATTTTTATCCCTCTCAAGTCTAATGGCCaacaagaagaaagagagatttGGGTATTGCTTCTCTCACTTATCTAAGAAAGCTCTTTAATTGGTGAAGTTTTTTGAGGAAAAGCTAACGCCTTTATctatattcttcttcttctacaccTTTTACTCTGTAACCCACCACTAACAAATGTGTTTCTGTAGCGACATTGAAATGGGTCTCTCTCTCGTTTGATTTGATGATGAAAAGACTCcttttttgtctctctctctctttttccctgccactttctttctctttccttTAAGTTTACCCTTAAATACACAGTTATGAGTAAGTAACTAGTAAAAGACCAAACTGATGTGTTGTTAATATTGTGTTTTCCCAATGTAACtgttaaaatatgttttaaacttttatggCGCCTAAAAGTAAATAATTACGAAAAAAAGAAGCCGTTTAAAAATCATTCGGTAAATCCACTCAACTTTTCTCTAATGGGTATTCAAATGATTTTGTGTTTATTAATGGGTATTCAAATGATTGTTTGTTTAATGATAAACCATGAAAGgtagaaaaaaatacatgtgTATAAAAATGAATCATTCGTCACTAAAAGATGCATGAGTGTTGggtaaaatgtttttatcaaTCGGTATATGCTTGAAAAGTTAGTtagatgttgtttttagttaaaTGGTAAGAAATTAGTTTCACTATAAGGTTAATCTAATAACTGTAAAAAACAATACAGTATGAAATAGGATGCGAGTGGAGCCCAGAAGTCATGGCGAGGTAGTCGATGACTCCAAAGAGCTTCAAACCAAAATACACAAGTTTCTAAATTGCATGTAACTAACTTATCACTAAGTTTGGTAGTTTAATGTACCTTGTCTCAAcgtataaaaattgaaaaacc includes:
- the LOC108823452 gene encoding uncharacterized protein LOC108823452; amino-acid sequence: MGAAAHFSNDSVFRVFLLWLLCFWGLLSLTCAGRLSVSSQNFQVHKHLKRLNKPAVKSIQSPDGDIIDCVHISKQPAFDHPFLKDHKIQMNPSTIPELLFEENKGLSKKPKERINPVTQLWHQNGVCSEGTIPVRRTKKEDVLRASSVKRYGKKKHLTVPLPRSADPDLANQSGHQHAIAYVEGGKFYGAKATINVWEPKVQSPNEFSLSQLWILGGSFGQDLNSIEAGWQVSPDLYGDNNTRLFTYWTSDAYQATGCYNLLCSGFIQVNSQIAMGASISPVSGFHNPQYDISITIWKDPKEGHWWMQFGDGYVLGYWPSFLFSYLADSASIVEWGGEVVNMEEDGHHTTTQMGSGQFPDAGFSKASYFRNIQVVDSSNNLKEPKGLNTFTEKANCYDVEVSKNDDWGHYFYYGGPGRNPNCQ